A single genomic interval of Myxocyprinus asiaticus isolate MX2 ecotype Aquarium Trade chromosome 19, UBuf_Myxa_2, whole genome shotgun sequence harbors:
- the rhov gene encoding rho-related GTP-binding protein RhoV, whose protein sequence is MPPQMDYFYQESRVPSVCLEQNDALDPAISCMMVGDGAVGKTSMIVSYTTNGYPTDYKQTAFDVFSGQVQVDGTPVRIQLMDTAGQEEFDEFRSLSYAHTDVFLLCFSVVNPTSFQNITKKWIPEIRACNPSSPIILVGTQSDLQLDVNVLIDLDRYNVKPVVSSRARSLAEKIRAVEYVECSALTQKNLKEAFDAAIFAAIKYKARKAKKLRLSDRRTKAFSKCSWKKFFCFI, encoded by the exons ATGCCAcctcaaatggattacttttaccaAGAATCAAGAGTTCCGTCTGTGTGCTTGGAGCAAAACGACGCACTTGACCCTGCGATTAGTTGCATGATGGTTGGGGATGGAGCTGTTGGAAAGACTAGTATGATTGTAAGCTACACAACTAATGGATATCCCACGGATTATAAACAGACAGCTTTTGACGTTTTCTCAG GACAAGTTCAGGTGGATGGGACCCCTGTACGAATTCAGCTGATGGATACTGCTGGACAG GAAGAATTTGATGAATTCAGATCTCTGTCTTACGCACACACGGATGTCTTCCTCCTCTGCTTTAGTGTGGTAAATCCCACATCTTTCCAGAACATAACCAAGAAATGGATCCCTGAGATTCGTGCATGCAACCCATCGTCCCCCATCATTTTAGTTGGAACGCAGTCAGACCTTCAGTTGGACGTTAATGTTCTCATAGACTTGGACAGGTACAATGTCAAACCTGTGGTCAGCTCAAGAGCACGGAGCCTTGCCGAGAAGATCAGGGCTGTCGAGTACGTGGAGTGCTCAGCCCTGACCCAGAAGAACCTAAAGGAGGCCTTCGATGCTGCCATATTTGCAGCTATTAAGTACAAGGCCAGGAAGGCCAAAAAATTGAGACTGTCGGACAGACGGACCAAAGCTTTTTCCAAGTGTAGCTGGAAGAAGTTCTTCTGCTTCATCTGA